A part of Natronorubrum sediminis genomic DNA contains:
- a CDS encoding MFS transporter encodes MDDNDRSIVTFVSLSHMMVHTYEFAVPILMTVWLLEFSVTAATLGAVVTVGYFLFGVGALPAGMLVDRFGSRPLIFACLIGMALSFLLLGIASNVYVVALALGLWGIAASVHHPAGLTLISKGVSDPGWAYAYHGMAGNVGIAFGPLATALLLLAFDWRLVAALLVVPTVITIGIGLTLSFDETAQVTATDGGGKQSKGEITPSSFVSDTRLLVTVGFLTVFAIVMFNGLYYRGVLTFLPDMLGGFLADLDIHLDLFDPDSPYAEEFDLAQYVYVGLLMIGILGQYIGGILTSRIPTERGLVIALGALTILGITYVPAATAGFGPLLVVSALLGIFLFAMQPLTQATIAAYSPAEARGLSFGWTFLAIFGIGSLGATIAGFVLTYASANALFLVLACFAGTGCLLALSLVVRN; translated from the coding sequence ATGGACGATAACGACCGCTCGATCGTCACGTTCGTCTCGCTGTCGCACATGATGGTCCACACGTACGAGTTTGCCGTCCCGATTCTCATGACGGTCTGGCTGCTCGAGTTTTCCGTCACGGCGGCGACGCTCGGGGCCGTCGTCACGGTGGGATACTTCCTGTTCGGCGTGGGCGCACTTCCAGCAGGGATGCTCGTCGATCGATTCGGCTCGAGGCCGCTCATCTTCGCGTGTCTCATCGGGATGGCGCTCTCGTTTCTTTTACTCGGCATCGCGAGTAACGTCTACGTCGTCGCGCTCGCGCTCGGACTGTGGGGGATTGCCGCGAGCGTCCACCACCCCGCCGGACTGACGCTCATCAGCAAAGGCGTCTCGGATCCCGGGTGGGCGTACGCCTACCACGGCATGGCGGGCAACGTCGGTATCGCGTTCGGCCCGTTGGCGACCGCCCTGTTGTTGCTCGCGTTCGATTGGCGACTCGTCGCGGCGCTGCTCGTCGTCCCGACCGTGATCACGATCGGCATCGGACTCACGCTCTCGTTCGACGAGACGGCACAGGTGACGGCGACCGATGGCGGCGGAAAGCAGAGTAAAGGCGAGATTACTCCCTCGTCGTTCGTCTCCGATACGCGACTGTTAGTGACCGTCGGGTTTCTGACCGTCTTCGCGATCGTCATGTTCAACGGCCTCTACTACCGCGGCGTGCTCACGTTCCTGCCGGACATGCTCGGCGGGTTCTTGGCCGACCTCGACATCCATCTGGACCTCTTCGATCCCGACAGCCCCTACGCCGAAGAGTTCGACCTCGCGCAGTACGTCTACGTCGGCCTCCTGATGATCGGCATCCTCGGCCAGTACATCGGCGGCATTCTGACGAGCAGGATTCCGACCGAACGAGGGCTCGTCATCGCACTGGGAGCACTCACGATACTCGGAATTACGTACGTGCCCGCTGCGACGGCCGGCTTCGGGCCGCTCCTCGTCGTCAGCGCGCTGCTCGGAATCTTCCTCTTTGCGATGCAACCCCTCACGCAGGCGACCATCGCGGCCTACTCGCCGGCGGAAGCCCGCGGCCTCTCCTTCGGCTGGACGTTCCTCGCTATCTTCGGCATCGGCTCGCTCGGCGCGACCATCGCCGGATTCGTGCTCACCTACGCGAGCGCGAACGCGTTGTTCCTCGTCCTCGCCTGTTTCGCCGGAACGGGCTGTCTACTCGCCCTCTCGCTCGTCGTGCGAAACTGA
- a CDS encoding acetyl-CoA hydrolase/transferase C-terminal domain-containing protein encodes MTVPSERLSGDLPVVDAESVVDQLEPDATVLVSGFGRVGYPKSIPLAIADADEEFGLTVVSGGSVGDEIDEAMVEAGAIDRRYPYQSAGAVRRSVNDETVAFADRHIAALADDVQYGGFVDPDVAIVEATAVGEDWLIPSTSIGHTPAWVESVDQIIVEVNRAQPLELTAFHDNYRPGTPPNREPVPLSAPDGRIGGPRIEFDSEALTAVVETETPDSPYEFRDPTDDDLEIASNLQSFLVEEVRESSLYDDSVRIQFGVGSLGNALMGALADADFGDRDLVYFGEVIQDGLLDLLDENQLHAASATSFALSSDGQERLFENAARYAEDVVLRPADLSNSPTLVDRFGVIAVNSALEVDLYGHVNSTHVNGSRMLNGIGGSGDFTRNSPLSVITLPSTAAEGDISRIVPMAPHVDHTEHDVDVVVTERGVADLRGTSPRERARVILESCAHPDFEPDLESALERADANGGHEPHDLETAFSWQE; translated from the coding sequence GTGACGGTCCCGTCGGAACGCCTCTCGGGCGATTTGCCCGTCGTCGACGCCGAATCGGTCGTCGACCAACTCGAACCCGATGCAACCGTCCTCGTCAGCGGCTTCGGCCGCGTCGGCTACCCGAAGTCGATTCCACTCGCCATCGCCGATGCCGACGAGGAATTCGGGCTCACGGTCGTCAGCGGCGGCAGCGTCGGCGACGAAATCGACGAGGCGATGGTCGAAGCGGGCGCGATCGACCGGCGCTACCCCTATCAATCCGCCGGCGCGGTCCGACGATCGGTCAACGACGAGACGGTCGCGTTCGCGGATCGACACATCGCCGCACTCGCTGACGACGTTCAGTACGGTGGTTTCGTCGACCCCGACGTCGCCATCGTCGAGGCGACCGCCGTCGGCGAAGACTGGCTGATCCCTTCGACCTCGATCGGCCACACCCCGGCGTGGGTCGAGAGCGTCGACCAGATCATCGTCGAGGTAAACCGGGCCCAGCCCCTCGAGTTGACGGCCTTCCACGACAACTATCGACCGGGAACGCCGCCGAATCGTGAGCCGGTTCCACTGTCGGCTCCTGACGGGCGAATCGGCGGCCCGCGCATCGAGTTCGATTCGGAGGCACTGACCGCCGTCGTCGAAACTGAGACGCCGGATTCGCCCTACGAGTTCCGCGATCCGACCGACGACGACCTCGAGATCGCGTCGAATCTGCAGTCGTTCCTCGTCGAGGAAGTCAGGGAGTCGTCGCTGTACGACGACTCGGTTCGCATCCAGTTCGGTGTCGGCAGCCTCGGTAACGCGCTCATGGGCGCGCTGGCCGACGCGGACTTCGGCGATCGAGACCTCGTCTACTTCGGCGAGGTGATTCAGGACGGCCTGCTCGATTTGCTCGACGAGAACCAACTCCACGCCGCGAGCGCGACCTCCTTCGCGCTCTCGAGCGACGGTCAAGAGCGTCTGTTCGAGAACGCGGCCCGCTACGCCGAAGACGTCGTCCTCAGGCCGGCCGACCTCTCGAACAGTCCGACGCTCGTCGACCGATTCGGCGTCATCGCGGTCAACAGCGCGCTCGAGGTCGACCTCTACGGACACGTCAATTCGACGCACGTCAACGGCTCGCGGATGCTCAACGGCATCGGCGGCAGCGGCGACTTCACCCGCAACTCGCCCTTGTCCGTGATCACACTACCCTCGACGGCTGCGGAGGGGGACATCTCGAGAATCGTCCCGATGGCCCCACACGTCGACCACACCGAACACGACGTCGACGTCGTCGTCACCGAACGCGGCGTCGCGGACCTTCGCGGGACCTCGCCGCGCGAACGCGCCCGCGTGATTCTCGAGTCGTGTGCTCACCCCGACTTCGAACCCGACCTCGAGTCCGCCCTCGAGCGAGCGGACGCGAACGGCGGCCACGAACCACACGACCTCGAGACGGCCTTCTCCTGGCAGGAGTAG
- a CDS encoding MaoC family dehydratase, with translation MTNDNTAEGEQDRRLVSGWEGRYYEDFTVGDVYKHPYGRTVTETDNVWFTNITMNLNPMHFNEAYAAETEFGERLVDGTFVIALAVGMSVIDISANATANLGYDKIRHHGPVYHGDTLFAESEVIEKRESDSRDHVGIVTTELRAYNEDGEQVLSLERTPMVLKREYAQPSAAQPTGWPEGVGTQPEELE, from the coding sequence ATGACAAACGATAACACTGCAGAAGGCGAACAGGATCGACGACTTGTTTCCGGCTGGGAAGGCCGCTACTACGAAGATTTCACCGTCGGTGACGTGTACAAACACCCCTACGGCCGGACGGTCACCGAGACGGACAACGTCTGGTTCACCAATATCACGATGAACCTCAATCCGATGCATTTCAACGAGGCCTACGCCGCCGAGACCGAGTTCGGCGAGCGCCTCGTCGACGGGACGTTCGTTATCGCTCTCGCCGTCGGGATGAGCGTCATCGACATCTCGGCGAACGCGACCGCGAACCTCGGATACGACAAGATCCGCCACCACGGTCCCGTCTACCACGGCGACACGCTCTTCGCCGAGAGCGAAGTCATCGAGAAACGCGAGAGCGACTCTCGAGATCACGTGGGAATCGTAACGACCGAACTCCGAGCGTACAACGAGGACGGCGAGCAGGTACTCTCGCTCGAGCGGACGCCGATGGTCTTGAAACGCGAGTACGCACAACCATCCGCGGCACAGCCGACGGGCTGGCCGGAGGGGGTCGGCACGCAACCGGAGGAGTTAGAGTGA
- a CDS encoding acyl-CoA dehydrogenase family protein yields the protein MVQRDTVSLTDQQQLVRDSIRDICADFDDAYWREHEAAGEYPQEFVDQLSENGWFGALIPEEYDGAGMSTEEVVVMMEEIAANGGGFSAAQAIHGGIYNSVPLVTYGHEEMKADLLPKVARGETSIQAFGLTEPNAGSDSTSIETTAERDGDEFVVNGQKIWISRVDASDYIVLMARTTPKSEVEKRTQGMTMFLVNLEDAYDQGALQIEQIEKTASNLVHSYEMWFEDLRLAEDAVIGEEGEGFYQMLDGLNEERLVIAAECVGLGEAALEAGVEYASEREVFGNPIGQNQAIQHPLAEAYARVQAAKQMVYTAASAVENDANPKAIGARANMSKFLAADAAFDAADAAVQTHGGFGVAREYDVERYFREARLTRLVPITQQLVLNYVGENVLGLPRSY from the coding sequence ATGGTACAGAGAGATACGGTCTCGTTGACCGACCAACAGCAACTGGTCCGAGACTCGATCCGAGACATTTGTGCAGATTTTGATGACGCGTACTGGCGCGAACACGAAGCGGCCGGCGAGTATCCACAGGAGTTCGTGGACCAACTCTCCGAGAACGGCTGGTTCGGCGCGTTGATCCCCGAAGAGTACGACGGTGCCGGCATGTCGACGGAGGAAGTCGTCGTCATGATGGAAGAGATTGCCGCCAATGGCGGCGGCTTCAGCGCCGCCCAGGCCATTCACGGCGGGATCTACAACTCCGTCCCTCTCGTCACGTACGGCCACGAGGAGATGAAGGCGGACCTCCTCCCGAAGGTCGCTCGCGGCGAGACGTCGATTCAGGCGTTCGGACTCACCGAGCCAAACGCCGGTTCCGACTCGACGTCGATCGAGACCACGGCCGAGCGAGACGGCGACGAGTTCGTCGTCAACGGTCAGAAGATCTGGATCTCGCGCGTCGACGCCAGCGACTACATCGTGCTCATGGCGCGAACGACGCCGAAGTCCGAGGTCGAGAAACGCACGCAGGGCATGACCATGTTCCTCGTCAACCTCGAGGACGCCTACGATCAGGGAGCCCTCCAGATCGAACAGATCGAGAAGACGGCGAGTAACCTCGTCCACTCCTACGAGATGTGGTTCGAGGACCTCCGTCTCGCTGAAGACGCCGTCATCGGCGAGGAAGGCGAGGGCTTCTACCAGATGCTCGACGGCCTCAACGAGGAGCGACTCGTCATCGCCGCGGAGTGCGTCGGCTTGGGCGAGGCCGCACTCGAGGCGGGCGTCGAGTACGCTTCGGAACGAGAGGTCTTCGGTAACCCGATCGGCCAGAATCAGGCGATCCAACATCCACTCGCGGAAGCGTACGCGCGGGTGCAGGCCGCAAAGCAGATGGTCTACACCGCCGCGAGCGCCGTCGAGAACGACGCCAATCCGAAAGCGATCGGCGCTCGAGCGAACATGTCGAAGTTCCTCGCGGCCGACGCGGCCTTCGACGCCGCCGACGCGGCGGTCCAGACTCACGGTGGCTTCGGCGTCGCTCGAGAGTACGACGTCGAACGGTACTTCCGCGAGGCGCGGCTGACTCGATTGGTGCCAATCACCCAGCAACTCGTCCTCAACTACGTTGGGGAGAACGTGCTGGGGCTACCGCGTTCGTACTGA
- a CDS encoding IclR family transcriptional regulator, translating to MPEDDGGQTAGTVQTSQTMFVIVEYIKEQDGATITEVANELGYAKSTVHRHLSTLTEMGYAVKEGNEFHVGLRFVDLGQHARTRRNGYELAREKVDQIAAATGERAQFIVEEHGEGVYLHRSFGEHAIRTDPGIGSRIPLHATAAGKAILANLEESRRFEIIEQTDFDSLTEHTITDTKSLFEELETIRERGYAFNRQENLNGLYAVGVAVKSPTEGVIGAFSVSGPIHRLKGERIQSELPDRLLGTANELELNITHS from the coding sequence ATGCCAGAGGACGACGGGGGACAGACAGCAGGGACGGTACAGACGTCACAAACGATGTTCGTGATCGTCGAGTACATCAAAGAACAGGATGGAGCCACGATCACGGAGGTGGCGAACGAACTCGGCTACGCGAAAAGCACCGTTCATCGCCACCTCTCGACGCTGACCGAGATGGGCTACGCCGTCAAGGAGGGCAACGAGTTTCACGTGGGGTTACGGTTCGTCGACCTCGGCCAGCACGCCCGCACGCGCCGAAACGGGTACGAGCTGGCCAGAGAGAAAGTCGACCAGATCGCCGCTGCAACCGGTGAGCGAGCACAGTTTATCGTCGAAGAACACGGCGAAGGCGTCTACTTGCACCGCTCGTTCGGTGAACACGCCATCCGAACCGACCCCGGAATCGGCAGTCGAATCCCGCTTCACGCGACGGCCGCCGGAAAGGCGATTCTCGCGAACCTCGAGGAATCCCGCCGGTTCGAAATAATCGAACAAACCGACTTCGATTCGCTCACGGAGCATACGATAACAGATACCAAATCGTTGTTCGAGGAACTCGAGACGATCCGCGAACGCGGGTACGCGTTCAATCGACAGGAGAATCTCAACGGACTCTACGCCGTCGGTGTCGCCGTCAAAAGCCCCACAGAAGGCGTTATCGGCGCGTTCAGCGTCTCCGGTCCGATTCACCGACTCAAAGGCGAGCGTATTCAATCGGAGCTACCGGATCGGTTGTTGGGCACGGCAAACGAACTCGAACTCAACATCACGCACTCCTGA
- a CDS encoding DJ-1/PfpI family protein yields MNIAFCLYDGMTALDFVGAYDAITRLERMDLSPLEWDVCAPTASVTGTQLTLEVDRVEPDLGEYDLVFLPGGYATRELRHDGDFLEWIRTAAECEYLTSVCTGSLLLGGAGLLEGKRATTHPGEFETLAEYATVVEQRVVQDGNVITGGGVAASVDLGLYIVEELTDRETRETVAAQMDYPYGEAVFEQ; encoded by the coding sequence ATGAACATTGCATTTTGTCTCTACGATGGCATGACGGCCCTCGATTTCGTCGGCGCGTACGACGCGATTACCCGCCTTGAGCGAATGGATCTCAGTCCGCTCGAGTGGGACGTCTGCGCCCCGACGGCGTCGGTGACGGGGACCCAACTCACGCTCGAGGTCGACCGCGTCGAGCCCGATCTAGGCGAGTACGACCTGGTCTTCCTGCCCGGTGGCTACGCGACCCGTGAGCTTCGACATGATGGGGACTTCCTCGAGTGGATTCGGACGGCTGCGGAGTGTGAGTACCTGACGTCCGTCTGTACCGGCTCACTGTTGCTCGGCGGTGCGGGCCTGTTGGAAGGAAAGCGAGCGACGACGCACCCCGGCGAGTTCGAGACGCTTGCCGAGTACGCGACCGTCGTCGAGCAACGAGTGGTGCAGGACGGAAACGTGATCACGGGCGGCGGCGTCGCGGCGAGCGTCGACCTCGGGCTGTATATCGTGGAAGAGCTCACGGACCGAGAGACACGGGAAACGGTCGCAGCGCAGATGGATTACCCCTACGGCGAGGCCGTCTTCGAACAATAG
- a CDS encoding excinuclease ABC subunit C, translated as MNAEEVRERAKSLPREPGVYQFRVDGTTLYVGKAVDLRSRVRSYADPRSARIRRMIERADEIELAVTDTETQALLLEANLIKRHQPRYNVRLKDDKSYPMVQLTAHDAPRIEITRDPDGEAGSSAAASGPTVFGPYTNKGQVETVVKALRETYGVRGCSDHKYSGRDRPCLDYEMGLCTAPCTREIDLESYAEDVSLVERFLEGETGILADPLRREMEAAAEEQNFERAANLRDRLETVEAFHGEGGEAVQTRSDERAVDVLGVAIEGEDATVARLRAETGKLVDRDRHTLEAPGAETAGQLNDGTADGAAEGGVPAVLAAFIVQYYAERELPDALLLPERHGDSEVEAWLEAEGVSVRVPGAGREAKLVELALKNARRNVGGRDECGMLADALEIDAARRIEGFDVSHAQGKAAVGSNVTFVEGSAEKAHYRRKKLTDQNDDYDNMRALLEWRASRAVEGRDDRPDPDLLVIDGGEGQLEAARDALSEVGWDVPTIALAKAEERVVTPDREYSWPSDAPHLHLLQRVRDESHRFAVQYHQTVRDEVKTVLDDVPGIGPETRKRLLGRFGSVENVREASLDDLESIPGIGTKTAETLKSRL; from the coding sequence ATGAACGCCGAGGAGGTACGCGAGCGGGCGAAATCGTTGCCACGTGAGCCCGGCGTCTACCAGTTTCGAGTCGACGGGACCACGCTCTACGTCGGCAAGGCGGTCGACCTACGCAGTCGCGTTCGCTCCTACGCCGACCCGCGGAGCGCCCGAATCCGGCGCATGATCGAGCGAGCCGACGAAATCGAACTCGCCGTCACCGACACCGAGACGCAGGCGCTGTTGCTCGAGGCGAACCTCATCAAGCGCCACCAGCCCCGCTACAACGTCCGGCTCAAAGACGACAAATCGTATCCGATGGTGCAGCTGACGGCTCACGACGCGCCGCGGATCGAGATCACTCGTGACCCGGACGGCGAAGCGGGGAGTTCGGCTGCGGCGAGCGGGCCGACCGTCTTTGGTCCCTACACGAACAAGGGACAGGTCGAAACCGTCGTGAAGGCGCTCAGAGAGACCTACGGCGTTCGAGGCTGCTCGGATCACAAGTACTCGGGTCGGGATCGCCCCTGCCTCGACTACGAGATGGGCCTCTGTACGGCCCCCTGTACGCGAGAGATCGACCTCGAGTCCTACGCGGAAGACGTGAGTCTGGTCGAACGCTTCCTCGAGGGCGAGACGGGAATTCTCGCGGACCCGTTGCGCCGCGAGATGGAGGCCGCTGCCGAGGAACAGAACTTCGAACGCGCGGCGAACCTCCGCGATCGACTCGAGACCGTCGAAGCGTTCCACGGCGAGGGCGGCGAGGCGGTCCAGACGCGAAGCGACGAGCGAGCCGTCGACGTCCTCGGCGTCGCCATCGAAGGCGAGGACGCTACCGTCGCTCGCTTGCGCGCCGAAACCGGCAAACTGGTCGACAGAGACCGCCACACGCTCGAGGCACCGGGCGCTGAAACCGCGGGACAGCTGAACGACGGGACGGCCGACGGGGCTGCGGAGGGGGGCGTTCCCGCCGTGCTCGCCGCGTTCATCGTCCAGTACTACGCGGAACGAGAGCTACCCGACGCGCTCCTCTTGCCCGAACGCCACGGCGACAGCGAAGTCGAAGCCTGGCTCGAGGCCGAAGGCGTCTCGGTGCGCGTCCCGGGTGCGGGTCGGGAGGCCAAACTCGTCGAACTCGCGCTCAAGAACGCCCGACGAAACGTCGGCGGGCGCGACGAGTGTGGGATGCTCGCCGACGCACTCGAGATCGACGCTGCCCGGCGAATCGAGGGCTTCGACGTGAGCCACGCCCAGGGGAAAGCGGCGGTCGGCAGCAACGTCACCTTCGTCGAGGGAAGCGCAGAGAAAGCCCACTACCGCCGAAAGAAGCTGACCGACCAGAACGACGACTACGACAACATGCGCGCCCTCCTCGAGTGGCGGGCCAGCCGCGCCGTCGAGGGGCGAGACGATCGTCCGGATCCCGATCTGCTGGTGATCGACGGCGGCGAGGGCCAACTCGAGGCCGCCAGAGACGCGCTCTCGGAAGTCGGATGGGACGTCCCGACCATCGCCCTCGCGAAGGCCGAAGAACGCGTCGTAACGCCGGACCGAGAGTACTCGTGGCCCAGCGACGCGCCCCACCTGCACCTGCTCCAGCGCGTTCGCGACGAGTCCCACCGCTTTGCCGTCCAGTACCACCAGACCGTGCGCGACGAGGTCAAGACTGTGCTCGACGACGTGCCCGGCATCGGCCCCGAAACCAGAAAGCGACTACTCGGACGCTTCGGCAGCGTCGAGAACGTTCGCGAGGCGAGTCTGGACGACCTCGAGAGTATTCCCGGAATCGGAACGAAAACGGCTGAGACCCTCAAATCGCGGCTCTGA
- a CDS encoding ABC transporter ATP-binding protein, whose amino-acid sequence MPAITVDGLSKSYGRTLALEDLSFQVEEGEVFGFLGPNGAGKSTTINVILDFIRPTNGQVTVLGMDAQAHSRDIRARTGVLPEGVETYDRLTARQHLEFAIDSKGTTDDPEALLERVGLLDAIDKKAGGYSKGMSQRLMLAMALVGEPDLLILDEPSTGLDPNGAREMREIVREENARGATVFFSSHIMEQVEAVCDRVGILRNGEMVAVDTVEGLRDSAGGATTLRVTVDRIDDDALQAVQSLPDVTTATVDGQDPPVLVAQVDGSKTAVLGELEDRGIEVRDFSTREASLEDVFQSYTTGTEVEAQ is encoded by the coding sequence ATGCCAGCGATCACAGTCGATGGCTTGAGCAAATCCTACGGTCGAACCCTCGCACTCGAGGACCTCTCGTTTCAGGTCGAAGAGGGCGAAGTCTTCGGGTTTCTGGGACCTAACGGAGCCGGCAAGTCGACGACGATCAACGTCATTCTGGACTTCATCCGCCCGACGAACGGGCAGGTCACGGTCCTCGGGATGGACGCACAGGCACACAGTCGCGACATCCGCGCGCGAACTGGCGTCCTCCCCGAAGGCGTCGAAACGTACGACCGCCTGACCGCGCGCCAACACCTCGAGTTCGCCATCGACTCGAAGGGGACGACGGACGATCCCGAAGCACTCCTCGAGCGCGTCGGCCTGCTCGATGCGATCGACAAGAAGGCCGGCGGCTACTCGAAAGGGATGTCACAGAGACTCATGCTCGCGATGGCACTCGTCGGCGAACCCGACCTCCTCATCTTGGACGAGCCGTCGACGGGGCTCGACCCCAACGGGGCCCGCGAAATGCGAGAAATCGTCCGCGAGGAGAACGCTCGCGGGGCGACCGTCTTCTTCTCGAGTCACATCATGGAGCAAGTCGAAGCGGTCTGTGACCGCGTCGGCATTCTCCGGAACGGCGAGATGGTCGCCGTCGACACCGTCGAAGGGCTTCGCGACTCCGCGGGCGGTGCGACGACGCTGCGAGTGACCGTCGACCGGATCGACGACGACGCGTTGCAGGCAGTTCAGTCACTCCCCGACGTCACCACCGCCACCGTCGACGGCCAGGACCCACCGGTGCTGGTCGCCCAGGTCGACGGCTCGAAGACCGCCGTCCTCGGTGAACTCGAAGATCGAGGCATCGAGGTTCGTGACTTCTCGACGCGGGAGGCCTCCCTCGAGGACGTCTTCCAGTCGTACACCACGGGTACGGAGGTGGAAGCGCAATGA
- a CDS encoding ABC transporter permease, protein MSTDTGTGTDTEAASSGSGSPSSSINLESVRAIAKKDFQDSVRSWMFWGLSLFFFFLLVSVTGGISYFNEEIAAEGVTTEVLVLYVSQITRLAIPLIALLLGWKAIAGERETGSIKILLSLPHSRKDVLLGKLIGRSAVLSLSLVVGFVLAAAIVAILLGGFDIVDYGSLLLMAIVYGIAYTSIAVSLSSITRSTTVAGAAMFGVFLTFYLVWNMIQEVFRMLMNRGTIDGVTYTGEVPGPDGMTEQTMERLPDWVLFIDMIDPGNAFQNVITMLSSAGGDELGTAYPSTWFADGVPFYLENWFSIIILLAWIVVPTAIALYRFDRVDL, encoded by the coding sequence ATGAGCACGGATACGGGAACCGGAACCGATACTGAAGCGGCGAGTTCGGGAAGTGGATCTCCCTCGAGTTCGATCAACCTCGAGAGCGTCCGCGCGATCGCGAAGAAGGACTTTCAGGATTCGGTCCGTTCGTGGATGTTCTGGGGCCTGAGCCTCTTTTTCTTCTTCCTCTTGGTCTCGGTAACGGGGGGAATCTCGTATTTCAACGAAGAGATCGCCGCTGAAGGGGTGACAACGGAGGTTCTGGTTCTGTACGTCAGTCAGATTACGCGACTCGCGATCCCGCTAATCGCGTTGCTCCTCGGCTGGAAGGCGATCGCCGGCGAGCGAGAGACGGGGAGCATCAAGATTCTGCTCTCGTTGCCACACTCCCGAAAAGACGTCTTGCTCGGCAAACTCATCGGACGGTCGGCGGTCCTCTCGCTGTCGCTCGTCGTCGGATTCGTCCTCGCGGCCGCCATCGTCGCAATCCTCCTCGGCGGCTTCGACATCGTCGACTACGGCAGCTTGTTGCTCATGGCGATCGTCTACGGCATCGCTTACACGAGCATCGCGGTCTCGCTCTCGTCGATCACTCGATCCACGACCGTCGCCGGAGCCGCAATGTTCGGCGTCTTCCTCACCTTCTACCTCGTCTGGAACATGATTCAGGAAGTGTTCCGAATGCTGATGAATCGAGGCACGATCGACGGCGTCACCTATACGGGAGAGGTGCCCGGCCCCGATGGAATGACCGAACAGACGATGGAGCGACTGCCCGACTGGGTCCTGTTCATCGACATGATCGATCCGGGGAACGCGTTCCAGAACGTGATTACCATGCTCAGTTCCGCCGGCGGCGACGAACTGGGCACGGCCTACCCATCGACCTGGTTCGCCGACGGCGTGCCGTTCTACCTCGAGAACTGGTTCTCGATCATCATCCTGCTCGCCTGGATCGTCGTGCCGACCGCCATCGCGCTCTATCGGTTCGATCGCGTCGATCTCTAA